The Phormidium yuhuli AB48 DNA window AGCATCCAAGCCAACCCCTCAGAGATTCTCCCCCCCGGCCATAGCCGACTCCCTAGCGGCTATACTCCCCGGCCTGCTCTTTCTCCCCTGGCTCTCTCAACTCAGTCAACATCTACAACGCTCCGAAACCCGGTGGTTCCAACCGTTTGAACCCAGTTGGACAGATAATTTAGCCCCCATCGGACAAACCCTAGCCAGTTGGGTGGTGATGTGGGTAACCTTGCCCATCGAACAGCAACCCTGGGCGATCGCCATCCCCAGCGGACTCCTGATGCTGGGAATCACCGCCTGGCTGGCCTCAATGACCTGGCGGGGCGCTCAACGGCTATGGTCCGAGACATCCGGCCGTTTACCCCTACTGGTCTTTCTCCTCGTCACCCTTTGGACACTTCTGGGGTTTGCCATCATCGTCTATGGCTTAGGCAAAGATATCACCGTCGCCCCCCGCTATCACTTTGTCTATTATCCCAGCCTCTGTGCCTTAGTGGCTGCTGCCTTGAGCCGCCATGACTCCCCGAACGGTTCCCCGCTCGTCTTAGTCATCGGCTGTATCAGTAGCCTAGTGGTGGTTTCCGGTTGGGCCTTTGAGAAACCCTATCATCCCCGTCAAATTGCCCAACAGTTGGTGCGATCGCCCTCAATCCCCTTAGAAGTGGTTGTCGGCTATAAAAATAGTCAAGAAATCGCCCTCGGGTTAAGTTTCGCCCTAGAACTCCCCCCCAGCACTCACATGGCGTTCCTGACTCGTCAACAGGGGTATGACCCAACCTGGCAGCATCTGGCCCAACTTCCCCACTCCGCGTCAGTCCCCGAGTGGGATTTATGGGTCATTGCCCCGGGATTACGGGAAGCTGAATACCCGCCCCAGCTTCTGCGGGACGGCTTAGGCTGCGATCGCATCCCCGAAGATTACTACCGTCTCGGCATTCCCTACCAACGCTATCACTGTCAGCGGCCGGCAGTCTGATTAGAATGGAGGAGAGAGCCTAGGGCCTGCAACCGATTTAATTATGTTTGTACAAAAATCCTCCTATGAAAACGCGATCGCTCGCTATTGCGACACACCAGAGACCCTGGAGTTGCTGCGACAACATCGCCCCTACCTAGAGGCTATCCCCAGCCTACGGCGGCCAGACGATAGCCTCATCCTACTGCCCTTCCCCCTCGTGCGGTTACGGGAACCGCTGAGTCAACGGGGCTTGAGTGGCTTGGATATTCGTGCCGGAGAAACCGTCTGTTTGCCCTGCGAGTTAGGGATTATCATGTGTGAACCTGACTGGCAAGTGAAAGTCGGGATTGAGATTTTCATCCTCATCCACCGCCCCCAGGAAGACCTCTCGGATCTACTGCTACGCTGGCGACAAACCCAAGTCTTACTCGATCGCGGCTATGAATGGGTCATGCCCTATCGCTATCGTCACATTTACAGCGAGGCCGCCCAACGGGTGTTCCCTCTGTTCGTTCTCTTTGAAGAAACCCCCCTCCATATCAAACGCGGTTTAGAGGGCGCCTGTCTCCCCTATGTGGTGGAACCCAGTCCAGTGCAAGAATCGGCACTCGAAGAAGAACTCTTTTCCGTAGAAAACCCTATGTTATAGTCGGTCGGGGCGCTCCCATATTTCAGTGGCTGCGGCTCTTGCCTTTATGCTTTGTGCTATGCTAGGATAACAAAGCAAAAATTCCCTGCGGACGTGGCGGAATTGGTAGACGCGCTAGATTTAGGTTCTAGTACCGCAAGGTGTGAAGGTTCAAGTCCTTTCGTCCGCATTGCTATAATATAAAAAGATTCCCACAACGGGAATAACCCCCAACCCCGGCTTCCCCCAAGCCGGGGTTCCCTTATGGGGACTTAGTCCCTTGAGCCTCCCGTAGGGCGGCAATAATCTTGCTATTGGCTTTAGGGAAGGGAAACTCATCAAGTTCCTCTAACGTCACCCAGCGGATTTCTTGGGATTCGAGGGCTTGGGGTTCTCCCGACAGGTGTCGACAGTGATAGACATGGAGGGAGACTTTGAAGTGGCTATAGGCGTGGCTGACGGTAATCAGGTGCTCGCCGACCTCCACTTCAATGGCCAGTTCTTCTTGAATTTCGCGGCGAATACAGTCGGGATAGGATTCGCCGGCTTCGAGTTTACCGCCCGGGAACTCCCAGAGGCCGCCGAGTAACCCCTCCTCGGGACGGCGATCAATGAGGATTTGTTGGTGATCGTTCCAAATGACGGCGACACCAATTTGTTTGTGAGGGAGGGGTGAACGGGATTCAGTCATGGGAAAATCGCTTTGTGTATGGGTTTGATAGGCTTGACAATCATCCCGCCAGGGACAAAGGAGACAGGCGGGATTTTTCGGGGTGCAGCAAGTGGCCCCCAGGTCCATGATGGCTTGGTTGAAGTCTCGGGGGTTCTGAGGATCTAACACTTGACTGGAGAGATCCCAAAGGTGCGCTAAGGCTTTCGAGGGGGGAACGGGTAGGGCCACAAGTCGGGCCAGAACTCGCTTGACGTTACCATCCAAGAGAGGCTCAGCTTGGCCAAACGCAGCACTGAGAATGGCTCCAGCGGTACTGCGACCAATTCCGGGAAGAGCTAAAACCTCATCATAGGTTTGGGGAAATTTCCCGTGGTGGCGATCGCAAATCTCTTGAGCGCTGCGATGGAGATTGCGGGCCCGCGCATAGTAGCCTAATCCTTCCCAAGCTTTGAGAACCGTTTGTAAATCGGCTTGGGCCAAACATTGCACATCAGGGAACTGCTGCATCCACCGTTCAAAGTAGGGGAGAACGGTTTTAACTTGCGTCTGTTGCAACATCACTTCCGAAATCCAGATGCGGTAGGGGGTTGGCTCCTCGCGCCAGGGAAGCGATCGCCCCTGCTGACCATACCATTCTAGGAGCGATCGCCGCAGCCGTTGCCGTTGAGCCTGGCTGAATTGTTTTGATGTCACCTCCATTCGTCCATCATCTCGCTCACAAACTCTGTCATTTTAAAGGATATTGGCCCTGGCCTTGAGGTCGTACCCCTGGGGTCTCTAGCGCAATTTTTTTTCAAAAACTGTCTTCAAAGCTACAATTAGAGGACATTCACCGGCGTCAATTGTGTCAAGAAATGCTGACAAAATGAGCCGTAATGATGAAATAAATCCGACTGTAGTTATGACGCGCACAGGTGCAAATCCACCGATCAATAAAAAGCAATTTGAGCTAAAATATGCTTCAGGTATGCCATGGTTTCAAAGTGGTCGCCACAGCTTTCATGCCACAACTGAATAGTGTTTCTCCTCACCTACTATGATGCAACTCTATCCCGCCCCCGCTAAGCTTCAGTCTCTTACACCGCAACGAGTTCCTGGGAGATATTCTCATCCAGGTGCTCAGATTGAGAGCGATCGCGCCACCTTCCCAACCATCTATTCCAGCCTCTCACCCCAGGCCCTAATCTCCGAAGTTTTATCCTCCTATGACATTGATCGCGTCGTCTCCTGTCACTTTTGGAACCGGGGCTTGAGTGATGTCTATCTCGTGCAAACCATTACCCGCTCCTATATTTTGCGCGTCTCTCATCACCACTGGCGCAGTCGTTCCGATGTCTATTTTGAATTGGAATTTCTCGCATTTTGTCGCGATCGCTGTTTACCCGTCGCCTATCCCCTACAAACGATAGATAATCGCCTAGCCGTGGACATTAACGCCCCAGAAGGGGAGCGGTATGCAGCCCTATTCGCCTTTGCGGAAGGAGAAGTCCCCCTAGGGGATGTCAACCCCGACCAAAGTTACCTCCTTGGAGAAACCTTAGCCCGCATCCATGAAGCGGCCCATTTCTTTCGCAGTCGCTATCATCGCGAACCTCTCTCCTTAGACTATTTATTTGATCGCTCTCTGTACGCCCTGGCCCCCTTCTTCTCTGAGCGTCCTAGCGATCGCCACTATCTTGAGCAGGCCATCACCGAGAACAAGGCCCATCTACAAGCCCTCCCCCAAGCGGAACCCTACTGGACGATTTGTTGGGGAGACCCCCATAGTGGAAATGCTCATTTCACCCCCGATGGCCGCGTCACCCTCTTTGATTTTGACCAATGCGGCTATGGTTGGCGGGCCTTCGACGTCGCAAAATTCCTCCATATTGCCCTACGAACCGGCATTAGTCGCAAAATTCGCGATGCGTTCCTCCTCGGCTATGAGAGCGTGAGTTCCCTAGAACCCATCGAAACTGAGATGTTTCAACCCCTCACCCAAGCGGCCCATCTGTGGAGTTGGGCGATCGCCGTCAACAATGCCATGATGAATAACTACAGTCGTCTGGACCATAGTTATTTCAGTCAACGCCTCGAACAACTCAAACTGCTGCGTTCTCAGGACTGGGGACTGTTCTAAGGGCCAACTAACCGTTACGGATTCAAATTCCAGTTTTCATCCGCCCGTTGACGGGCCGCCACAAAATTATCATGAAGTCCCGGCCAATCGACGTCTGTAGCGGGACCATAGGCGACCCTACGCCCCCCTTGTAAATGCAACACCTGGGAGGCGAACTGACGCACCTGATCCAATTGATGGTTCGCCATAACCACAATCAGCGATCGCTCCTCAGTTAGATGGTTGAGGAGGTTGATTAATATCTCTCCCCGGCCCACATCCAGGGCCGACGTGGGTTCATCGAGTAACAGAACTTGGGGTTGCGTCGCCAAGGCCCGGGCGATGGCTACCCATTGGCGTTGACCCAGGGATAATTGTAATTCAGTTTTTGGCAACCAATCCGAGGGAATTTTGAGGCGATCGCACCACTCATCCAGACGGTGCTGAATCTCCGCCGTTCCCACACCCCGTAACGTGAGGGGATAGGCGATCGCCTCATGAACCGTCATCCCTAATAACGTGGACTCCTGGGGAACCAAAACAATCTCACGGCGGACTTCCAAACTGGGAATTTCCGTCAAGGGGCGATCGCGCCACAAAATTCTCCCCGCCGTTGGATCCTGTAAGCGATTCAACAGGCGCAATAACAGAGATTTTCCCGCCCCCGAAATTCCCACCACCCCCAGGCGATCGCCCCAGGTTAACCTTAGGGAAATGTCCTCCAGTAGCATCAAACGCCCCGAAGCCGTCATCAGGGAAACGCGATCGAGGGTTAAAGACATAGCAAATCCAGATACAATCAAGCCAACGTGGAGCCAACCTCTCAATCATGCCATGACCGCTGACCCCTTACCCAGTCTCTCCATTCTCGGTAGTCCCGTTCATCTGCATCCCAATTATTGCCAATGGCTGCGATCGCAACTGGATCAGCAGCGGGGCCTGCATGTGGTCACCCTCAACGCTGAAATGACCATGCAAGCCCAAGATAACCCCCAACTGGCCCAGGTGATTCAGCAGGCGGACTTAGTCATCCCCGACGGGGCCGGTGTTGTCTTATATCTCAAACTCCTCGGCCAACGCTGTACCCGCCAGCCCGGAATTGAACTAGCCCAACAACTCCTCTCCCAACTTTCTCCCCAAGAAACGGTTTTCTGCTACGGGGGGAAGCCCGACGTGATCCAACGGGCCGCCCAGAACCTGCGCCAGCACTACCCTCACCTCAACCTCAGCGGTGTCTATCACGGCTATCTCAGCCCCGAGGAACAGCAACACCTCCTGCAAGACGTACAACAGCAACAGCCCGCTGTGATTCTCGTCGGCTTAGGAGTTCCCAGACAAGAACTCTGGATTCAACAGCATCGCCATCACTGTCCTCGGGCGATCTGGATTGGCGTGGGGGGAAGTTTTGACATCTGGGGAGGCGTGAAACCCCGGGCCCCCCGATGGATGGGAGATAATCATTTAGAATGGGCCTATCGGCTGTATCAAGAACCCTGGCGCTGGCGCAGAATGTTGGCTCTGCCTAAATTTGCTTTCAAAGCCCTCCTAGAGATTATCATAGGCAAGAGGCAGGGCAAACCGGACAAAAACGTCAGAAGAACTCCTAAATAAGTTTGACTTGAGCCTAGGTTGACGGGTGCTTTAAACCCTTCATCCGGGACGTCTTGTTCAATTTTTTGTGTCTCTAGATCTTGATATCTTTGCCCGAACTTGTCTTGCTTAGAATAACTATCTAGGAGTGATGTGCTGTTGTGAAACTCGGTGATTGGATTGCTGTTATTTGCTTTGTTATTGCCCTCGTGATTATTTGGGAGTTTCGCGAAGCCCTCCTATTAGTCATGGGTGCAGTGGTCTTGTCAATCGCCCTGAATAGCTTAGTGCGACTTCTGCAAACGTGGGGCGATCGCCTCAATATGAGGCTTTCGCGAGGCATGGCGGTGTTCCTAGCTATTGTTCTAGTGGGGCTATTTGGGACTTTATTTTTTGCCCTCGTCGCTCCTCCCTTTATTAACCAGTTCCAACAGCTTATTGAGCTGGCTCCCATTGGCTTTCAACGCTTTCTGAACTGGCTGGATAAAATCCGAATTTCACCCCCGGTTTGGCTCAATTTAGAACAACTGCAACTGCCCAATTTTTCCGAATTAGCACAACAGGTCGGGCCCCTAGCTCAGAATGTCATCGAGAACTTCTTCACCTTCTTCTCTAATTCCCTAGCGGTGCTCGTGAAGCTACTATTTGTGTTGGTGTTGACGGTGATGTTTCTCGTTGACCCCACTTCCTACCGCAAGCTGCTGATTCGGCTGTTCCCCTCCTTTTACCGACGGCGTGCTGATAGCATTCTCAGCCTCTGTGAAGAAGTTCTACTGGGGTGGATGGGGGGAATTGTCATTAACTCTCTCTTTGTGGCAATCCTGAGTGCCATTGGCTTAGGAGTCCTGCAAGTTCGCTTTGTCTTCGCCCATGCCCTGTTAGCAGGAGTGTTTAACTTCGTCCCCAATATCGGCCCGATGTTAAGTGTCATCTTTCCCATCTCGGTGGCCCTATTGGACAGCCCCTTGAAAGCCTTAGGAGTCCTCATCTTATACCTGGTCATCCAAAATGTGGAAAGTTACTGGTTTAGCCCCATGGTGATGCGGAAACAGATTTCCCTGTTACCAGCCGTCACCTTGACCGCTCAAATCTTCTTTGCCACGTTTTTGGGCTTATTGGGGCTAATTTTGGCGTTACCCTTAGCCGTCGTCACAAAAACTTGGTTAGAAGAGGCTTTTTTCAAAGATTTTCTCGATCGTTGGGGAGGAAATCCCCGTCGTCAAATCTCCCAGCAAATGGTTACCCTTGAAGAAGCGCAACTTTCCCCGGGTCATGGAGAGATGGTAACCGAGGGGATGTCCGATCCCTGGGAGAGTTAATGGGGAGGATTAATCGTGATCTTGACTTGACAGTTGAGCAGGGAGTGGTCTTAATTATTGGTTAAGTATTAATTCGGTTCGCACATGATACCGGGGAAACAAGAGCGTATGCAACTCCTAAAAACACGGATTCTGTTAGGGTTGGCCACCCTAAGCTTGGGGGGGGTCATCACCCCGGAGGCGATCGCCCACAGTCACAACCAAGAGAACAGCACCTCTGAAATGGCCGCCGTCTTTGAACAGGCCGAAGTCGATTCCGGTCAATTCATTCCCATTGCGGCCCCCATTGGGCGAACCAACGGCTATCAACTCCTGATTGTGGAACAGCGTTCCAATAGCCGCGCCTGTTGGCAGGAACAAGGCAGCAATCCCACCCGAGTCGATCCGTTGCTGCTAGAATTTGACTTTACCGGGATTTGTGGCCGCAGCACCGATAGTAATGGCTACTCCATCCGCGCTGGAGGGGAACATTTAGGCTTACGCTACAGCCTCCAGGTTAGACGGCGAGAAGGAGAATTAGTCTTAATGGGCATTCCCATGGGCGATCGCACCCTTCCTCGCTTGACCATTGGACGGACACGGGGGGCGGCTGATGGGGAGTTTTATCGCCTTCACCTCGATCCCGGTTGGCGCCTGACTCGTCGCAGCTACCAAGGACGAGTCTTGGGTCATATCTATTTAACCCATGATGCACCCGTGAACCAAATCGCCAATCAAAGCCCCTCCTATCCCAGTGATTCAGGTCAAGAGCCTGCCCCCAGAGTGCAGGCGCCACCTGGACTGGGCCTTACCTCACCCGAGTCCCATGATGCCAACTCTTCTGTCGTCACTCCCGACACGATTGAGTTTGGTGAAGATATCCGGATGATGTCCCCGGACAATTACACCCCTGTCCCCGGCAATAACCCACCGAGTCTGGCTCCTGGGGAGGCGATGGAGGAGAGCCTACTCTATGATGAAGTGGAGGCACAACCCTTCGCCTCCCCAATTCCCCGGCGACAATTCCCCGACTCACCCCTGCCAGCGTTCCAAGACGAGAGTTGAAGTAAGAGGTCGATTAGGGATTGACAAAAAATAATTATCGTGCTATCAACCCTTGGGTTGACCTGAGCGTTGTCGCACCTGTCGTTGCAACTGTTGGAAATCTCGCTCCACTTCTTGGCGGAGACTGCGGTTATAAGGGTCGGTGCGCAACGCTTTTTTAAGATAAATGTGGGCTTTAGGAAACTCCCCGCACTCCATAGCGTGACGGGCCACGCGCTGATAGGTCACCGCCTGCCATTGGCGCACCTCTAAATCAACCGCCAGTCGTTGCGATAACCCTTCCACTAGGGCGATCGCATAGGCAAACTTCCCCTGACTGAGCAGTCGTTGCAGACGATAGTAGGCCTGGCACTTCAACTGACATTCGAGGGGAGACAGTTGGGGATGATGGCGGAACGGTGAAGCCGGTTGAGGGGGAGGCGAGGGAGGAGTTGAGGTATTGGCCGGTGGGGCCGTTGTGGGGACGGGCCCCTGGGGGGTCACCGGCTGGGCCGGAACCGCCTCCAACAGCACCTGATAGGCGTGATGCAGGCGCACAAAGGGGTCATGGGGAAGTCCAGGATTGAGATCCGGATGTAACCGCCGTGCCAAGCGTCGATAAGAGGTTTTCACCTCAGCTAAACTGGCCTGAGGGGTTAATCCTAAGAGGCGATAACAATCCAGTAACTCCATGGACGCTCAATACAAGGGCAAAAAAAAGGACTCCCCCCGGATTGTAGCCGAGAGAAGTCCCCTTTAACCAATTAAACCGGCTTTCCTTCCAAGACGCGATCAATCAGTCCATATTCCTTCGCCTCTTCGGCGGAGAGGAAGAAATCGCGATCCATATCCTTCTCAATTTTCTCAATCGGCTGTTTGGTGTTCGCCGCATAAATCTCATTCAACTGATGGCGAATCCGCAGAATCTCCTTCGCCTCAATTTGAATATCACTGGCTTGGCCACGGGTTCCCCCCGAGGGTTGGTGAATCATAATCCGGGAATGGGGCAGTGCCAGACGCTTACCCGGGGTTCCAGCCGCCAGGAGAAAAGACCCCATCGAAGCCGCTAAGCCCACGCAAATGGTCACCACATCAGCTTTAATGTGCTGCATGGTGTCATAGATAGCCATCCCCGAACTGACCACCCCACCGGGAGAATTGATATAGACCATGATGTCTTTATCCGGGTCTTCTGAGGCCAAATACAGCATCACGGCAATCACTTGATTGGCCAGTTCATCGTCAATATCCCGGCCGATGAAGATAATCCGCTCGCGATAGAGGCGGTTGTAGATATCAATCCACTGGGTATAGGTATCCCCAGGCATTTGATACGGAACTTTAGGCACGCCAATAGGCATAACGCGAAATTCTCCCTTAAAACAATAAAGATAGTCAAGCGCCCCCAAGGGGCAACAGATGGATAACAGTGGCTGGATAACCGTGGCGTTCTAGGTTAAGAGACGCCCGCCAGTTGTTGGCTATGTTTGTCCCCTTTCTCACTCACCAGAACTCGGTCAATTAGACCATAGTCCTTAGCTTGTTCTGGCGTCATGTAGAACAAGCGATCCATATCCTTACCGATTTTCTCAACGGAATGACCGGTATTCTGAGCAAAAATTTCCAACATGGTCGCTTTGTTGGCCAGAACTTCCTTCGCCCGAATTTGAATATCGGTGGCTTGTCCTTGGGCAAAGCTTTTAGGCTGTTGCAAAATAATCGAGGCATGGGGCAGACTGGCACGACAGCCGGGAGTCCCCGCCGACAAGAGCATAGCCGCCATGCCCATTGCCGTTCCTAAACAAATGGTGTGAACCGGCGGCCTGATATAGTTGAGGGTATCGCAAATGGCAAAGGCTTCCGTCTCAAAGCCAACGGGGTCGCCGCCATAGTTAGAGGTTCCCGTGGAGTTGATATAGATTTTAATGGGTTTGTCCGGGTCGTCGTACTGTAAGTAGAGCAGTTGGGCAATAATCAACTCCGTCACTTGGGCAACCAAAGGCATCCCCAAATAGACGATTCGCTCTTTGAGTAGGAGGGAGGGCAAATCTGGGGGAGGGGTGCGATTGGGGGAACTGCCGTAATAGGGAGATTGGACCGCTTGAATCGGTAGGTTCATAGGATACTTCCGAGGCTCGATAACGATAGCTGTAATGAGACGGCTGGCTTGGACTTGCTTAGACTCGCTCTTGATGCCGCGATTCAGCCTTTTATATATCTTAACGTCTTTGGGGAATGGACTTGGGGGATGAGGGGAGGGATTCCCCTCGGGCGATCGCCCCCAAGTCTCGCCACTTAGGGTAGTTCCACGGAGGTGGGTTTGGCGATATGGGGCAATCCCCAGCCCAGTTTTTCCCGCAAGACTCGGAAAAACTCCGTCGGACGCAGACGCAGAAAACGGGCGCTATAGTCAGATTTTTCAATGACGACGTGATCGTCGGGTAAGACATAACAACCGGCATTGCCATCTACCACCATCATCATCCGTTCCCGGGTCGCCGGCAACACCTGTACCGGTTCCGTATCCGAGAAAATCAAGGCCCGGGAGGCGAGGGAGTGGGGACAAATGGGCACTAACTGAAGCACTTGGACGTTAGGGGTAATCACGGGGCCGCCGGAGGAGAGAGCATAGGCCGTTGAACCGGTGGGAGTGGAGACAATCACCCCATCAGCGGCAATATCGACGGGGGAATGCTGTCCTACCATCACCTCAAAGTGACACATACTGGTGAGAGGTTCTCGATGCAAGACCATCTCATTGAGACAGAGGGCTTCCCAGAGAACCGTTCCTTCTCGCAAGACACGCACAGTGACCATGGTGCGTTCTTCGATACGACAGTTTCCCTGAAAGACGGCCTCTAGGGCACTGTCGAGTTGACTGATATAGGTTTCCGTCAGAAACCCCATATGTCCTGTGTTGACCGTTAATAGGGGAATCCCCAGGGGGGCCACCTGACGGAAGGCGGCTAAGACGGTTCCATCGCCCCCGAGGACGATGCCAAAGTCAACATCTGGGTCAAAGCCAGGGGGAACTAAGCCATGAATCGGGGTGTGACAAACGGGACTATCAGGTTTGGAGTGACCTAGAATGCCTCCCATGCCCGTTGTAACCCGCACCTGGCATCCCCGGGCGGTCAGATCCTGTTCGAGTTGCGTTTTAATGCGACAGGCAGCGGGTTTAATTTCGTTGTAGATAATGCCAACTTTCGGCACGCTCGGAGTTTACCTCTTGGGTTGTACGTTGAACAATCTGTTGAGGGATGGCGATGATCCCAGAGTATCTTCTCATGAATGTTCCCTAGGACAAGGGTGTAATTGAGGTTTTTGGGGGTCTAATCCGAGGATTTGAAGGGCGATCGCTGCCGTTTCTTGCGTGCTTTGGTTTTTTCTTGTTCGTACTCAATTTCTTTGAGTTTCTTCATAATGCGACTGTGGTACTCTTGCAGGTAAGCTTCCAGAGTCGTCATTTCGTTGGGGTTGATGTCAAAGACGGGATAGACGTCATCCATCTCGGCGGTGAGGGGATTTCCGGAGGCCAAGACTTCGGCAAAATCGAGGCGATCGGCAACGTTCCAGCCCCATTGAAAGAAGCGGGCTGCCCGGCGTACGGTTCGTAATAATCCCAGAGGGGCGCGGGTGATGCGGGCGTTGCGGCCAGAAAGACGTTCGCAGAGTTGGATGATGTCTTCGGCACTCCAGGCCCGAGTTCCCACCACAGGATAGGTTTGATTGGCGGTTTCAGGAATGCTGAGGGCCTTCACGGCAAATTTGGCGATGTCCTGGGTGTTGGCGTAGGCG harbors:
- a CDS encoding NAD(+) kinase, whose translation is MPKVGIIYNEIKPAACRIKTQLEQDLTARGCQVRVTTGMGGILGHSKPDSPVCHTPIHGLVPPGFDPDVDFGIVLGGDGTVLAAFRQVAPLGIPLLTVNTGHMGFLTETYISQLDSALEAVFQGNCRIEERTMVTVRVLREGTVLWEALCLNEMVLHREPLTSMCHFEVMVGQHSPVDIAADGVIVSTPTGSTAYALSSGGPVITPNVQVLQLVPICPHSLASRALIFSDTEPVQVLPATRERMMMVVDGNAGCYVLPDDHVVIEKSDYSARFLRLRPTEFFRVLREKLGWGLPHIAKPTSVELP